In a genomic window of Enterobacter asburiae:
- the glmM gene encoding phosphoglucosamine mutase gives MSNRKYFGTDGIRGRVGDAPITPDFVLKLGWAAGKVLARHGSRKIIIGKDTRISGYMLESALEAGLAAAGLSASFTGPMPTPAVAYLTRTFRAEAGIVISASHNPFYDNGIKFFSIDGTKLPDEVEEAIEAEMEKEITCVDSAELGKANRIVDAAGRYIEFCKGTFPNELSLAHLKIVVDCANGATYHIAPNVFRELGAKVIAIGCEPNGLNINEEVGATDVRALQARVLAEKADLGIALDGDGDRVIMVDHEGNKVDGDQILYIIAREGLRQGQLRGGAVGTLMSNMGLELALKQLGIPFVRAKVGDRYVLEKLQEKGWRIGAENSGHVILLDKTTTGDGIVAALQVVAAMARNHMSLHDLCSGMKMFPQILVNVRFTAGKGDPLENDNVKAVMADVEAALGSRGRVLLRKSGTEPLIRVMVEGEDEAQVTEFAHRIADAVKAA, from the coding sequence TCATTATTGGTAAAGATACCCGTATTTCGGGCTATATGCTGGAATCTGCGCTGGAAGCAGGTCTGGCGGCTGCAGGGCTTTCAGCTTCCTTTACAGGCCCAATGCCAACACCTGCTGTTGCCTACCTTACGCGCACCTTCCGTGCAGAAGCGGGGATCGTGATCTCGGCGTCTCATAACCCGTTCTACGACAACGGTATCAAGTTCTTCTCCATTGACGGCACCAAGCTGCCGGACGAAGTGGAAGAGGCCATTGAAGCTGAAATGGAAAAAGAGATCACCTGTGTTGATTCCGCTGAGCTGGGTAAAGCGAACCGTATCGTTGATGCGGCGGGCCGTTATATCGAATTCTGTAAAGGCACCTTCCCGAATGAGCTGAGCCTGGCGCACCTCAAAATTGTGGTGGACTGTGCAAACGGCGCAACCTATCACATCGCTCCGAATGTGTTCCGCGAGCTGGGTGCAAAAGTCATCGCCATCGGCTGCGAGCCGAATGGTCTGAACATTAACGAAGAAGTCGGGGCGACGGACGTGCGTGCCCTGCAGGCGCGCGTGCTGGCGGAAAAAGCCGATCTGGGCATTGCCCTGGACGGCGACGGTGACCGCGTGATCATGGTTGACCACGAAGGTAATAAAGTCGACGGCGATCAGATCCTCTACATCATTGCCCGTGAAGGCCTGCGCCAGGGCCAGCTGCGCGGTGGCGCGGTTGGGACGCTGATGAGCAACATGGGTCTGGAGTTGGCGCTGAAACAGCTCGGTATTCCATTTGTCCGTGCGAAAGTGGGCGACCGCTACGTGCTGGAAAAACTGCAGGAGAAAGGCTGGCGTATTGGTGCCGAGAACTCTGGTCACGTGATCCTGCTCGACAAAACCACTACTGGCGACGGTATCGTAGCCGCGCTGCAGGTGGTTGCCGCGATGGCGCGCAACCATATGAGCCTGCACGATCTGTGCAGCGGGATGAAAATGTTCCCGCAGATTCTGGTGAACGTGCGTTTCACTGCCGGTAAAGGCGATCCGCTGGAAAATGACAACGTGAAAGCGGTAATGGCTGACGTTGAAGCGGCTCTGGGCAGCCGTGGGCGCGTGCTGCTGCGTAAGTCAGGTACCGAGCCGCTGATCCGCGTGATGGTGGAAGGTGAAGACGAAGCGCAGGTCACTGAATTTGCGCACCGTATCGCGGATGCCGTGAAAGCTGCATAA
- the rimP gene encoding ribosome maturation factor RimP produces MSTLEQKLTEMITAPVEALGYELVGIEFVRGRTSTLRIYIDSEDGINVDDCADVSHQVSAVLDVEDPITVAYNLEVSSPGLDRPMFTAEHYVRFTGEEVALVLRMAVQNRRKWQGIIKAVDGEMITVTVEGKDEVFALSNIQKANLVPHF; encoded by the coding sequence TTGTCCACATTAGAGCAAAAATTAACAGAGATGATTACTGCACCGGTCGAAGCACTGGGCTACGAACTGGTCGGCATCGAATTCGTTCGCGGCCGTACATCGACGCTGCGCATCTATATTGATAGTGAAGATGGCATCAATGTTGATGATTGTGCTGATGTCAGCCACCAGGTGAGTGCGGTTCTTGATGTTGAAGACCCAATTACCGTTGCGTACAACCTGGAAGTTTCCTCACCTGGCCTGGATCGCCCGATGTTCACGGCCGAGCACTATGTGCGCTTTACCGGTGAAGAAGTGGCTCTCGTTCTGCGTATGGCCGTACAGAACCGCCGTAAATGGCAGGGAATTATCAAAGCCGTTGATGGTGAAATGATCACGGTGACAGTCGAAGGCAAAGATGAAGTGTTCGCGCTGAGTAATATCCAGAAGGCGAACCTGGTTCCCCACTTTTAA
- the argG gene encoding argininosuccinate synthase encodes MTTILKHLPVGQRIGIAFSGGLDTSAALLWMRQKGAVPYAYTANLGQPDEDDYDAIPRRAKEYGAENARLIDCRKQLVAEGIAAIQCGAFHNTTGGLTYFNTTPLGRAVTGTMLVAAMKEDGVNIWGDGSTYKGNDIERFYRYGLLTNAELQIYKPWLDTDFIDELGGRHEMSEFMIACGFDYKMSVEKAYSTDSNMLGATHEAKDLEFLNSSVKIVNPIMGVKFWDENVKIPAEEVTVRFERGHPVALNGKTFSDDVELMLEANRIGGRHGLGMSDQIENRIIEAKSRGIYEAPGMALLHIAYERLLTGIHNEDTIEQYHSHGRQLGKLLYQGRWFDPQALMLRDALQRWVASAITGEVTLELRRGNDYSILNTVSDNLTYKAERLTMEKGESVFSPDDRIGQLTMRNLDITDTREKLFNYVENGLLSANSGNGLPQVENLEHSDKK; translated from the coding sequence ATGACGACGATTCTCAAGCATCTTCCGGTAGGACAACGTATTGGCATCGCTTTCTCAGGCGGCCTGGATACCAGCGCTGCACTGCTGTGGATGCGCCAGAAGGGAGCGGTTCCGTATGCATATACTGCGAACCTGGGTCAGCCGGATGAGGACGACTATGATGCTATTCCTCGTCGCGCTAAAGAGTATGGTGCAGAAAACGCACGACTGATTGACTGCCGTAAGCAACTGGTTGCAGAAGGTATCGCGGCTATTCAGTGCGGTGCGTTCCATAACACTACCGGCGGCCTGACCTATTTTAACACCACCCCGCTGGGCCGTGCCGTCACTGGCACCATGCTGGTTGCCGCCATGAAAGAAGATGGCGTGAACATCTGGGGTGACGGCAGCACCTATAAAGGTAACGATATAGAACGTTTCTATCGTTATGGCCTGCTGACCAACGCAGAACTGCAGATCTACAAGCCGTGGCTGGACACCGACTTCATCGACGAGCTGGGCGGCCGCCATGAGATGTCCGAGTTTATGATTGCCTGCGGTTTTGACTATAAGATGTCCGTCGAGAAAGCCTACTCCACCGACTCCAACATGCTGGGTGCGACGCACGAAGCGAAAGACCTGGAGTTCCTGAATTCCAGCGTGAAGATCGTTAACCCGATCATGGGCGTGAAGTTCTGGGACGAGAACGTGAAGATCCCGGCAGAAGAAGTGACCGTACGTTTCGAACGCGGCCATCCGGTTGCGCTGAACGGCAAGACCTTCTCTGACGATGTGGAACTGATGCTGGAAGCAAACCGCATCGGCGGTCGTCACGGTCTGGGCATGAGCGATCAGATTGAAAACCGTATCATCGAAGCGAAAAGCCGCGGCATCTATGAGGCTCCGGGGATGGCGCTGCTGCACATCGCGTACGAGCGTCTGCTGACCGGCATTCACAACGAAGACACCATTGAGCAGTATCACTCTCATGGCCGTCAGCTGGGCAAACTGCTGTATCAGGGTCGCTGGTTCGATCCACAGGCGCTGATGCTGCGTGATGCGCTGCAGCGTTGGGTGGCAAGCGCGATCACCGGTGAAGTGACGCTGGAACTGCGTCGCGGTAACGACTACTCCATCCTGAACACCGTGTCGGACAACCTGACCTATAAAGCAGAGCGTCTGACCATGGAGAAAGGTGAGTCTGTGTTTTCTCCGGACGACCGTATTGGTCAGTTGACCATGCGTAACCTGGACATCACCGATACCCGGGAGAAGCTGTTCAACTACGTTGAGAATGGTCTGCTCTCCGCGAATTCCGGTAACGGCCTGCCTCAGGTTGAGAACCTGGAACACAGCGATAAGAAGTAA
- the nusA gene encoding transcription termination/antitermination protein NusA, producing MNKEILAVVEAVSNEKSLPREKIFEALESALATATKKKYEQEIDVRVEIDRKSGDFDTFRRWVIVEEVTQPTKEITLEAARFEDESLNVGDYVEDQIESVTFDRITTQTAKQVIVQKVREAERALVVDQFRDQEGEIITGVVKKVNRDNISLEIKSEGMPGNAEAVILREDMLPRENFRPGDRIRGVLYAVRPEARGAQLFVTRSKPEMLVELFRIEVPEIGEEVIEIKAAARDPGSRAKIAVKTNDKRIDPVGACVGMRGARVQAVSTELGGERIDIVLWDDNPAQFVINAMAPADVASIVVDEDKHTMDIAVEAGNLAQAIGRNGQNVRLASQLSGWELNVMTVDDLQAKHQAEAHAAIDTFTKYLDIDEDFATVLVEEGFSTLEELAYVPMKELLEIDGLDEPTVEALRERAKNALTTLALAQEESLGDKKPADDLLNLEGLDRAIAFKLAARGVCTLEDLAEQGVDDLADIEGLTDEKAGELIMAARNICWFGDEA from the coding sequence ATGAACAAAGAAATTTTGGCTGTTGTTGAAGCCGTCTCCAACGAGAAATCACTGCCGCGCGAGAAAATTTTCGAAGCGCTGGAAAGTGCACTGGCTACAGCAACCAAGAAAAAATACGAACAAGAGATCGATGTTCGCGTAGAAATCGATCGTAAAAGCGGTGACTTCGATACATTCCGTCGTTGGGTAATCGTTGAAGAAGTGACCCAGCCGACCAAAGAGATCACCCTGGAAGCCGCACGTTTTGAAGACGAAAGTCTGAACGTGGGTGACTACGTTGAAGATCAGATTGAATCTGTCACCTTCGACCGTATCACCACCCAGACCGCTAAGCAGGTTATCGTGCAGAAAGTGCGCGAAGCCGAGCGCGCGCTGGTTGTCGATCAGTTCCGCGATCAGGAAGGCGAAATCATCACCGGTGTGGTGAAGAAAGTGAACCGCGACAACATCTCTCTGGAAATTAAATCCGAAGGGATGCCAGGTAACGCTGAAGCCGTGATCCTGCGTGAAGATATGCTGCCGCGTGAAAACTTCCGCCCGGGCGACCGTATTCGTGGTGTTCTGTACGCCGTGCGCCCTGAAGCGCGTGGTGCGCAGCTGTTCGTGACCCGTTCTAAACCAGAAATGCTGGTTGAACTGTTCCGCATCGAAGTGCCGGAAATCGGCGAAGAAGTCATTGAGATCAAAGCAGCAGCTCGCGATCCGGGCTCCCGTGCGAAAATTGCGGTGAAAACCAACGACAAGCGTATCGATCCGGTCGGGGCTTGCGTCGGCATGCGCGGTGCGCGCGTTCAGGCGGTTTCTACTGAACTGGGCGGCGAGCGTATTGATATCGTTCTGTGGGACGACAACCCGGCGCAGTTCGTGATCAACGCAATGGCTCCGGCCGATGTGGCGTCTATCGTTGTTGACGAAGACAAACACACCATGGATATCGCTGTTGAAGCGGGCAACCTGGCGCAGGCGATTGGCCGTAACGGTCAGAACGTACGTCTGGCGTCACAGCTGAGCGGCTGGGAACTCAACGTCATGACCGTTGATGACCTGCAGGCTAAGCATCAGGCTGAAGCCCATGCAGCGATCGATACCTTCACCAAATACCTCGACATTGACGAAGACTTCGCCACTGTTCTGGTAGAAGAAGGTTTCTCTACGCTGGAAGAACTGGCCTATGTGCCAATGAAAGAGCTGCTGGAAATTGACGGTCTGGATGAACCAACCGTTGAAGCCCTGCGTGAACGCGCTAAAAACGCACTGACCACCCTGGCACTGGCTCAGGAAGAAAGCCTTGGCGATAAGAAGCCGGCTGATGACCTGCTGAATCTGGAAGGTCTTGATCGTGCGATTGCGTTCAAGCTGGCTGCCCGTGGTGTTTGTACGCTGGAAGATCTCGCTGAGCAAGGCGTTGATGACCTGGCCGATATCGAAGGTTTAACCGACGAGAAAGCCGGCGAACTCATCATGGCCGCACGTAATATTTGCTGGTTCGGCGACGAAGCGTAA
- the secG gene encoding preprotein translocase subunit SecG produces MYEALLVVFLIVAIALVALIMLQQGKGADMGASFGAGASGTLFGSSGSANFMTRTTAILATLFFIISLVLGNINSNKTSKGSEWENLSAPAKTEQTQPAAPAKPTSDIPQ; encoded by the coding sequence ATGTACGAAGCTCTTTTAGTTGTTTTCCTTATTGTAGCCATCGCTCTCGTAGCGCTGATTATGCTGCAGCAAGGTAAAGGCGCTGATATGGGAGCCTCCTTCGGAGCAGGCGCTTCCGGTACGCTGTTTGGTTCAAGTGGTTCTGCGAACTTCATGACCCGCACAACGGCGATTCTGGCTACGCTGTTCTTCATCATCAGTCTGGTGCTGGGCAATATCAACAGCAACAAGACCAGTAAAGGAAGTGAGTGGGAAAATCTGAGCGCGCCAGCGAAAACTGAGCAGACTCAGCCAGCTGCACCGGCTAAGCCAACCAGCGATATCCCGCAGTAA
- the infB gene encoding translation initiation factor IF-2 has translation MTDVTVKSLAAEIQTSVDRLVQQFADAGIPKSADDSVTAQEKQTLLTHLNREHGSTPDKLTLQRKTRSTLNIPGTGGKSKSVQIEVRKTRTFVKRDPQEAERLAAEEQAQREAEEQAQREAEAAAKREAELKAEREAAEKAKRDASDKVKRDAAEKDKVSNQQTDEMTKTAQAEKARRENEAAELKRKAEEEARRKLEEEARRVAEEARRMAEENEKNGVNTAELTEDTSDYHVTTSQHARQAEDDNDREVEGGRGRGRNAKAARPAKKGNKHAESKADREEARAAVRGGKGGKRKGSSLQQGFQKPAQAVNRDVVIGETITVGDLANKMAVKGSQVIKAMMKLGAMATINQVIDQETAQLVAEEMGHKVILRRENELEEAVMSDRDTGAAAEPRAPVVTIMGHVDHGKTSLLDYIRSTKVASGEAGGITQHIGAYHVETENGMITFLDTPGHAAFTSMRARGAQATDIVVLVVAADDGVMPQTIEAIQHAKAAQVPLVVAVNKIDKPEADLDRVKNELSQYGVMPEEWGGEAQFIPVSAKAGTGIDDLLNAILLQAEVLELKAIRNGMASGAVIESFLDKGRGPVATVLVREGTLNKGDIVLCGFEYGRVRAMRNELGQEVLEAGPSIPVEILGLSGVPAAGDEVTVVRDEKKAREVALYRQGKFREVKLARQQKSKLENMFANMTEGEVHEVNVVLKADVQGSVEAISDSLLKLSTDEVKVKIIGSGVGGITETDATLAAASNAILVGFNVRADASARRVIEAESLDLRYYSVIYNLIDEVKAAMSGMLSPELKQQIIGLAEVRDVFKSPKFGAIAGCMVTEGTIKRHNPIRVLRDNVVIYEGELESLRRFKDDVNEVRNGMECGIGVKNYNDVRVGDMIEVFEIIEIQRSID, from the coding sequence ATGACTGATGTAACTGTAAAATCGCTGGCTGCTGAGATTCAGACCTCCGTGGACCGCCTGGTACAGCAATTTGCTGATGCAGGGATCCCGAAGTCCGCTGATGACTCGGTGACCGCGCAAGAAAAACAAACCTTGTTAACGCATCTGAACCGTGAACACGGTTCTACGCCTGACAAGTTAACGCTGCAGCGCAAAACGCGCAGCACGTTAAACATCCCTGGTACCGGTGGCAAAAGTAAATCGGTACAAATTGAAGTCCGCAAGACGCGCACCTTTGTAAAACGTGATCCGCAAGAGGCAGAGCGCCTTGCCGCGGAAGAGCAGGCACAGCGTGAAGCGGAAGAACAAGCTCAGCGTGAGGCGGAAGCAGCCGCCAAACGTGAAGCAGAATTAAAAGCTGAACGTGAGGCCGCAGAAAAAGCGAAACGCGACGCCAGTGATAAAGTGAAGCGTGACGCTGCGGAAAAAGACAAAGTGAGCAATCAACAGACAGACGAAATGACCAAAACCGCCCAGGCTGAAAAAGCCCGCCGTGAAAATGAAGCTGCCGAGCTGAAGCGTAAAGCGGAAGAAGAAGCCCGCCGTAAGCTGGAAGAAGAAGCTCGCCGCGTCGCTGAAGAAGCGCGCCGTATGGCAGAAGAAAACGAGAAGAATGGCGTGAATACCGCTGAACTGACTGAAGATACCAGCGACTATCACGTGACCACTTCTCAGCATGCGCGTCAGGCTGAAGATGATAACGACCGTGAAGTAGAAGGCGGTCGTGGCCGTGGTCGTAATGCAAAAGCCGCGCGTCCGGCGAAGAAAGGCAACAAACACGCTGAATCTAAAGCTGATCGCGAAGAAGCACGTGCAGCGGTTCGTGGTGGTAAAGGCGGTAAGCGTAAAGGTTCTTCTCTGCAGCAGGGCTTCCAGAAGCCAGCTCAGGCGGTTAACCGTGACGTTGTGATTGGTGAAACCATCACCGTTGGCGATCTGGCGAACAAGATGGCGGTTAAAGGCTCTCAGGTCATCAAAGCGATGATGAAGCTGGGCGCAATGGCGACCATCAACCAGGTTATCGACCAGGAAACCGCACAGCTGGTTGCCGAAGAGATGGGCCACAAAGTTATCCTGCGTCGTGAAAACGAGCTGGAAGAAGCAGTAATGAGCGACCGTGACACTGGCGCTGCGGCTGAACCGCGTGCACCGGTTGTGACCATCATGGGGCACGTTGACCACGGTAAAACCTCTCTGCTCGACTACATTCGTTCTACGAAGGTTGCCTCCGGCGAAGCGGGTGGTATTACCCAGCACATCGGTGCTTACCACGTAGAAACTGAAAACGGCATGATCACCTTCCTGGATACCCCAGGCCACGCAGCGTTCACCTCAATGCGTGCTCGTGGTGCTCAGGCAACGGATATCGTTGTACTGGTTGTTGCAGCAGACGATGGCGTCATGCCACAGACCATTGAAGCTATCCAGCACGCAAAAGCGGCGCAGGTGCCTTTGGTTGTTGCAGTCAACAAAATCGATAAGCCAGAAGCCGATCTGGACCGCGTGAAGAACGAACTGTCTCAGTACGGTGTTATGCCGGAAGAGTGGGGCGGCGAAGCGCAGTTCATCCCAGTATCTGCTAAAGCGGGTACCGGTATTGACGACCTGCTGAACGCTATCCTGCTGCAGGCTGAAGTTCTGGAGCTGAAAGCGATTCGCAATGGTATGGCGAGCGGCGCGGTAATCGAATCCTTCCTTGATAAAGGTCGTGGTCCGGTTGCTACCGTTCTGGTTCGTGAAGGTACCCTGAACAAGGGCGACATCGTTCTGTGTGGCTTCGAATACGGCCGCGTTCGTGCGATGCGTAACGAACTGGGCCAGGAAGTGCTGGAAGCGGGTCCGTCCATTCCAGTGGAAATCCTGGGTCTGTCCGGTGTTCCGGCTGCGGGTGACGAAGTGACCGTAGTGCGTGACGAGAAGAAAGCGCGTGAAGTTGCTCTGTATCGTCAGGGTAAATTCCGTGAAGTTAAGCTGGCTCGTCAGCAGAAATCTAAACTCGAGAACATGTTCGCGAACATGACCGAAGGCGAAGTGCACGAAGTGAACGTTGTACTGAAAGCCGACGTTCAGGGCTCTGTGGAAGCGATTTCCGACTCCTTGCTGAAACTGTCTACTGACGAAGTGAAAGTGAAGATCATCGGTTCTGGCGTAGGTGGTATCACCGAAACCGACGCGACCCTGGCTGCAGCATCTAACGCCATCCTGGTTGGCTTCAACGTGCGTGCTGATGCATCTGCTCGCCGCGTGATCGAAGCGGAAAGCCTGGATCTGCGCTACTACTCCGTCATCTATAACCTGATTGACGAAGTGAAAGCGGCGATGAGCGGTATGCTGTCTCCTGAGCTGAAACAGCAGATCATCGGTCTGGCTGAAGTGCGTGACGTATTCAAATCACCGAAATTCGGCGCGATCGCGGGCTGTATGGTTACCGAAGGTACCATCAAACGTCACAACCCAATCCGCGTACTGCGTGACAACGTGGTTATCTACGAAGGCGAGCTGGAATCCCTGCGCCGCTTCAAAGATGACGTTAACGAAGTCCGTAACGGCATGGAATGTGGTATCGGCGTGAAGAACTACAACGACGTTCGCGTTGGCGATATGATCGAAGTGTTCGAAATCATCGAGATCCAACGCAGCATCGACTAA